One segment of Gadus chalcogrammus isolate NIFS_2021 chromosome 8, NIFS_Gcha_1.0, whole genome shotgun sequence DNA contains the following:
- the LOC130387144 gene encoding zinc finger protein GLIS1-like — MWPPDLGPSNAQLTLPGFGGGVFEEPEDFFLPPLSPGGPCHPTPPPHLGALGALCLPRPSRSLDPLGPDFTSFFCSSYKANPSPARADPDAGPGAPAEPKHGPRRHEGYTWPPAATSCLLGSSPSPPGGPAQCFSSPPSHPALMSPLRGFPAAGRGMALAEDPRQRQGPRDDFPPPPIKQEPADHPAPCKAERFPPACQQRGGPFYQSQRAPPEPGLDPGDPPDGGRSPRRSGDAPGSHGAAAEEPEGQLCRWAECSAAYDHQEELVRHIEKAHIDQRKGEEFTCFWAGCVRRHKPFNARYKLLIHMRVHSGEKPNKCMFEGCSKAFSRLENLKIHLRSHTGEKPYVCQHPGCLKAFSNSSDRAKHQRTHLDTKPYACQVPGCTKRYTDPSSLRKHVKSHAARGHPEREAPLPSMLESDMLSYCLARQHLHVASGGGGVAVGNQQNPAAGMKGGPEPGPGTDGFAGQVGRRRQRTENDNKDEDDEDDEDDEDAKLCLFGILHA, encoded by the exons ATGTGGCCCCCAGATCTCGGCCCCTCCAACGCCCAGCTCACCCTTCCCGGCTTCGGCGGCGGCGTGTTCGAGGAGCCCGAGGACTTCTTCCTGCCTCCGCTGTCCCCGGGGGGCCCGTGCCACCCCACGCCGCCCCCCCACCTGGGGGCCCTGGgggccctctgcctcccccggcCCTCCCGGTCCCTCGACCCCCTGGGGCCGGACTTCAcctccttcttctgctcctcctacAAGGccaacccctcccccgcccGGGCCGACCCGGACGCCGGCCCCGGGGCGCCGGCGGAGCCCAAACACGGCCCCCGGAGGCACGAGGGCTACACCTGGCCCCCCGCAGCCACTTCCTGTCTgctgggctcctccccctccccccccggtgGCCCCGCCCAGTGTTtctcctcgcccccctcccacccggCCCTGATGTCGCCGCTCCGCGGGTTCCCGGCTGCGGGCCGCGGGATGGCCCTCGCCGAGGACCCCCGCCAGCGCCAGGGCCCCCGGGACGacttccccccgccccccatcaaGCAGGAGCCGGCGGACCACCCCGCGCCCTGCAAGGCGGAGCGCTTCCCCCCCGCCTGCCAGCAGAGGGGCGGGCCCTTCTACCAGAGCCAGCGGGCCCCGCCCGAGCCGGGCCTCGACCCGGGGGACCCCCCCGACGGCGGCCGCTCCCCGCGGCGCTCCGGCGACGCCCCCGGGAGCCacggggcggcggcggaggagccGGAGGGCCAGCTCTGCCGCTGGGCGGAGTGCAGCGCCGCCTACGACCACCAGGAGGAGCTGGTCCGGCACATCGAGAAGGCGCACATCGACCAGCGCAAGGGGGAGGAGTTCACGTGCTTCTGGGCGGGTTGCGTGCGGCGCCACAAGCCGTTCAACGCCCGCTACAAGCTGCTCATCCACATGAGGGTGCATTCGGGGGAGAAGCCGAATAAATGTATG TTCGAGGGCTGCTCCAAGGCCTTCTCGCGGCTGGagaacctgaagatccacctgcGCAGCCACACGGGGGAGAAGCCTTACGTGTGCCAGCACCCCGGCTGCCTGAAGGCCTTCAGCAACTCCAGCGACCGCGCCAAGCACCAGCGCACGCACCTCGACACg AAGCCGTATGCCTGCCAGGTCCCCGGATGCACCAAGCGCTACACGGACCCCAGCTCCCTGCGCAAGCACGTCAAGTCCCACGCGGCCCGGGGCCACCCggagagagag GCCCCGCTGCCCTCCATGTTAGAGTCGGACATGCTGAGCTACTGCCTCGCCCGGCAGCACCTCCACGTCGccagcggcggtggcggcgtcgCCGTCGGCAACCAGCAGAACCCTGCGGCCGGGATGAAGGGCGGCCCCGAGCCCGGGCCCGGAACGGACGGCTTCGCAGGTCAGGTCGGACGCCGTCGACAGCGTACTGAGAATGATAataaggatgaggatgatgaggatgatgaggatgatgaggatgcaAAGCTTTGTTTATTCGGCATCTTGCACGCGTGA
- the LOC130387738 gene encoding heterogeneous nuclear ribonucleoprotein C-like isoform X2 — protein sequence MDRSPTTSALMASNVTNKNDPRSINSRVFIGNLNTLLVTKADVEAIFAKYGKIVGCSVHKGFAFVQYANERNARNAVGSEDGRMIVGQVLDINLAGEPKPHRSKTTKRSAGDMYSSSFDLDYDFQRDYYDRVYSYPSRVPPPPPPPLSRAVIPSKRPRVSVSSGGGGSRRTKTGFSSSKSGQRPSSTRASQGPSPVAPPPPSSLVKMDELQTIKRELSQIKHKVDYLLESLERMEKDHCKKSDSKSAMAEPGEVASPPHPSAKKQESLKRDRECQDTNDSDDDDEDEADLLEEEEEEEVKSQGRDEEEDEEEEEEGEHVDDDDSANGEDDS from the exons ATGGA CCGCTCGCCCACCACCTCGGCGCTGATGGCCAGCAACGTCACCAACAAGAACGACCCGCGCTCCATCAACTCCCGCGTCTTCATCGGCAACCTGAACACGCTGCTGGTCACCAAGGCCGACGTGGAGGCCATCTTCGCCAAGTACGGCAAGATCGTGGGCTGCTCGGTGCACAAGGGCTTCGCCTTCGTCCAGTACGCCAACGAGAGGAACGCCCGCAACGCCGTGGGCAGCGAGGACGGACGCATGATCGTGGGACAGGTCCTGG ACATCAACCTGGCCGGAGAGCCGAAGCCCCACCGGTCAAAGACCACCAAGCGCTCAGCGGGAGACATGTACAG CTCCTCGTTTGACCTCGACTACGACTTCCAGAGGGACTACTACGACAG ggtgTACTCGTACCCGTCCCGTgtgcccccgccgcccccgccccccctctcgCGGGCCGTCATCCCGTCCAAGCGGCCCCGGGTCAGCGtcagcagcgggggggggggcagccggcGCACCAAGACCGGCTTCTCCTCGTCCAAGAGCGGCCAGAGGCCGTCGTCCACGCGGGCCAGCCAGGGCCCGAGCCCCgtggcccccccgccgcccagcAGCCTCG TGAAAATGGACGAGCTGCAGACGATCAAGCGGGAGTTGAGCCAAATCAAACACAAGGTGGACTACCTGTTGGAGAGCTTGGAGCGCATGGAGAAGGACCACTGCAAGAAGTCGG ACTCCAAGAGCGCCATGGCGGAGCCCGGGGAGGTGGcctcgcccccccaccccagcgcCAAGAAGCAGGAGAGCCTCAAGCGGGACCGCGAGTGCCAGGACACGAACGACtcggacgacgacgacgaagacgaggccgatctgctggaggaggaggaggaagaggag GTGAAGAGCCAAGGGcgtgatgaggaagaggacgaggaggaggaagaggaaggggagcacGTGGACGATGACGACAGCGCCAACGGCGAAGACGACTCCTAA
- the LOC130387738 gene encoding heterogeneous nuclear ribonucleoprotein C-like isoform X3 has protein sequence MDNVTNKNDPRSINSRVFIGNLNTLLVTKADVEAIFAKYGKIVGCSVHKGFAFVQYANERNARNAVGSEDGRMIVGQVLDINLAGEPKPHRSKTTKRSAGDMYSSSSFDLDYDFQRDYYDRVYSYPSRVPPPPPPPLSRAVIPSKRPRVSVSSGGGGSRRTKTGFSSSKSGQRPSSTRASQGPSPVAPPPPSSLVKMDELQTIKRELSQIKHKVDYLLESLERMEKDHCKKSDSKSAMAEPGEVASPPHPSAKKQESLKRDRECQDTNDSDDDDEDEADLLEEEEEEEVKSQGRDEEEDEEEEEEGEHVDDDDSANGEDDS, from the exons ATGGA CAACGTCACCAACAAGAACGACCCGCGCTCCATCAACTCCCGCGTCTTCATCGGCAACCTGAACACGCTGCTGGTCACCAAGGCCGACGTGGAGGCCATCTTCGCCAAGTACGGCAAGATCGTGGGCTGCTCGGTGCACAAGGGCTTCGCCTTCGTCCAGTACGCCAACGAGAGGAACGCCCGCAACGCCGTGGGCAGCGAGGACGGACGCATGATCGTGGGACAGGTCCTGG ACATCAACCTGGCCGGAGAGCCGAAGCCCCACCGGTCAAAGACCACCAAGCGCTCAGCGGGAGACATGTACAG CAGCTCCTCGTTTGACCTCGACTACGACTTCCAGAGGGACTACTACGACAG ggtgTACTCGTACCCGTCCCGTgtgcccccgccgcccccgccccccctctcgCGGGCCGTCATCCCGTCCAAGCGGCCCCGGGTCAGCGtcagcagcgggggggggggcagccggcGCACCAAGACCGGCTTCTCCTCGTCCAAGAGCGGCCAGAGGCCGTCGTCCACGCGGGCCAGCCAGGGCCCGAGCCCCgtggcccccccgccgcccagcAGCCTCG TGAAAATGGACGAGCTGCAGACGATCAAGCGGGAGTTGAGCCAAATCAAACACAAGGTGGACTACCTGTTGGAGAGCTTGGAGCGCATGGAGAAGGACCACTGCAAGAAGTCGG ACTCCAAGAGCGCCATGGCGGAGCCCGGGGAGGTGGcctcgcccccccaccccagcgcCAAGAAGCAGGAGAGCCTCAAGCGGGACCGCGAGTGCCAGGACACGAACGACtcggacgacgacgacgaagacgaggccgatctgctggaggaggaggaggaagaggag GTGAAGAGCCAAGGGcgtgatgaggaagaggacgaggaggaggaagaggaaggggagcacGTGGACGATGACGACAGCGCCAACGGCGAAGACGACTCCTAA
- the LOC130387738 gene encoding heterogeneous nuclear ribonucleoprotein C-like isoform X1: protein MDRSPTTSALMASNVTNKNDPRSINSRVFIGNLNTLLVTKADVEAIFAKYGKIVGCSVHKGFAFVQYANERNARNAVGSEDGRMIVGQVLDINLAGEPKPHRSKTTKRSAGDMYSSSSFDLDYDFQRDYYDRVYSYPSRVPPPPPPPLSRAVIPSKRPRVSVSSGGGGSRRTKTGFSSSKSGQRPSSTRASQGPSPVAPPPPSSLVKMDELQTIKRELSQIKHKVDYLLESLERMEKDHCKKSDSKSAMAEPGEVASPPHPSAKKQESLKRDRECQDTNDSDDDDEDEADLLEEEEEEEVKSQGRDEEEDEEEEEEGEHVDDDDSANGEDDS from the exons ATGGA CCGCTCGCCCACCACCTCGGCGCTGATGGCCAGCAACGTCACCAACAAGAACGACCCGCGCTCCATCAACTCCCGCGTCTTCATCGGCAACCTGAACACGCTGCTGGTCACCAAGGCCGACGTGGAGGCCATCTTCGCCAAGTACGGCAAGATCGTGGGCTGCTCGGTGCACAAGGGCTTCGCCTTCGTCCAGTACGCCAACGAGAGGAACGCCCGCAACGCCGTGGGCAGCGAGGACGGACGCATGATCGTGGGACAGGTCCTGG ACATCAACCTGGCCGGAGAGCCGAAGCCCCACCGGTCAAAGACCACCAAGCGCTCAGCGGGAGACATGTACAG CAGCTCCTCGTTTGACCTCGACTACGACTTCCAGAGGGACTACTACGACAG ggtgTACTCGTACCCGTCCCGTgtgcccccgccgcccccgccccccctctcgCGGGCCGTCATCCCGTCCAAGCGGCCCCGGGTCAGCGtcagcagcgggggggggggcagccggcGCACCAAGACCGGCTTCTCCTCGTCCAAGAGCGGCCAGAGGCCGTCGTCCACGCGGGCCAGCCAGGGCCCGAGCCCCgtggcccccccgccgcccagcAGCCTCG TGAAAATGGACGAGCTGCAGACGATCAAGCGGGAGTTGAGCCAAATCAAACACAAGGTGGACTACCTGTTGGAGAGCTTGGAGCGCATGGAGAAGGACCACTGCAAGAAGTCGG ACTCCAAGAGCGCCATGGCGGAGCCCGGGGAGGTGGcctcgcccccccaccccagcgcCAAGAAGCAGGAGAGCCTCAAGCGGGACCGCGAGTGCCAGGACACGAACGACtcggacgacgacgacgaagacgaggccgatctgctggaggaggaggaggaagaggag GTGAAGAGCCAAGGGcgtgatgaggaagaggacgaggaggaggaagaggaaggggagcacGTGGACGATGACGACAGCGCCAACGGCGAAGACGACTCCTAA
- the LOC130387737 gene encoding mucin-5AC-like isoform X1, with protein sequence MALNNLFLLVSMVIVCLATGIHGTAHLSFVNNSELQVNITRAGCGVTRVCVDQLMNCNSSMEGSCLFASLEVTSTTAPNGSVLDITMQGTAMTNESYIAIALKPNTGNTSVFFCGRNETVFRFFTRNLTGSMLDMFVPSETITKQILGNITGDLIQCQFTVPDVNASQARSADDTFVVQLARGALGPSGPTGTFSPSRSTGPLNLANPPSTVSTTAAPTTTAAPTTTQQVNITRAGCGVTKVCVDQLMNCTSSVEGSCLFASLEVTSTTAPNGSVLDITMQGTAMANEYIAIALRPNTGTTLVFICGRVNATVFRFFAGNLTGSMLNVSVPSETITKQILGNIRGDLIQCQFTVPRVNAPQARSADDTFVVQLARGAIGPSGMAEGPFSPSRTTDPLNLADPASTVSTTAAPTTTAAPTTSSGPPSFIPSASLLLWSVLAMLRM encoded by the exons ATGGCTCTGAATAATCTGTTCTTGCTGGTTTCCATGGTAATTGTTTGCCTGGCAACTGGCATCCATGGGACTGCACACCTGTCGTTTGTCAACAATTCTGAG CTGCAGGTCAACATCACGCGGGCCGGTTGTGGTGTGACTAGGGTCTGCGTGGATCAATTGATGAACTGCAACTCATCGATGGAAGGCAGCTGTCTCTTTGCCTCCCTAGAGGTGACGTCCACGACAGCTCCCAACGGTAGCGTCCTGGACATCACGATGCAGGGCACAGCAATGACAAACGAGTCCTACATAGCGATTGCACTCAAACCAAATACG GGAAACACCTCGGTCTTTTTCTGTGGCCGGAATGAAACAGTATTCCGGTTCTTCACCAGAAATCTGACCGGCAGCATGCTCGACATGTTCGTACCATCAGAGACG ATAACGAAGCAAATCCTGGGCAACATTACGGGCGATTTGATCCAGTGTCAGTTCACCGTCCCGGACGTCAACGCCTCCCAGGCGAGATCAGCTGACGACACCTTTGTTGTCCAACTCGCAAGAGGAGCGCTAGGACCCT CTGGGCCAACAGGAACCTTTAGTCCCTCGAGGTCGACAGGGCCTCTCAACCTGGCCAATCCACCAAGCACCGTTTCGACCACAGCGGCTCCAACCACCACAGCGGCTCCAACCACCACA CAGCAGGTCAACATCACGCGGGCCGGTTGTGGTGTGACTAAGGTCTGCGTGGATCAATTGATGAACTGCACCTCATCGGTGGAAGGCAGCTGTCTCTTTGCCTCCCTAGAGGTGACGTCCACGACAGCTCCCAACGGTAGCGTCCTGGACATCACGATGCAGGGCACAGCAATGGCAAACGAGTACATAGCGATTGCACTCAGACCAAATACG GGAACCACCTTGGTCTTTATCTGTGGCCGGGTGAATGCAACAGTATTCCGGTTCTTCGCTGGAAATCTGACCGGCAGCATGCTCAACGTGTCCGTACCATCAGAGACG ATAACGAAGCAAATCCTGGGCAACATTAGGGGCGATTTGATCCAGTGTCAGTTCACCGTCCCGAGAGTCAACGCCCCCCAGGCGAGATCAGCTGACGACACCTTTGTTGTCCAACTCGCAAGAGGAGCGATAGGACCCT CTGGGATGGCAGAAGGACCCTTTAGTCCCTCGAGGACGACAGATCCTCTCAACCTGGCCGATCCAGCAAGCACCGTTTCGACTACAGCGGCTCCAACCACTACAGCGGCTCCAACCACCAGCTCTGGTCCCCCCTCCTTCATACCATCAG CTTCTCTGCTCTTATGGAGCGTCCTGGCGATGCTGAGAATGTGA
- the LOC130387737 gene encoding mucin-5AC-like isoform X2, with translation MALNNLFLLVSMVIVCLATGIHGTAHLSFVNNSELQVNITRAGCGVTRVCVDQLMNCNSSMEGSCLFASLEVTSTTAPNGSVLDITMQGTAMTNESYIAIALKPNTGNTSVFFCGRNETVFRFFTRNLTGSMLDMFVPSETITKQILGNITGDLIQCQFTVPDVNASQARSADDTFVVQLARGALGPSGPTGTFSPSRSTGPLNLANPPSTVSTTAAPTTTAAPTTTQVNITRAGCGVTKVCVDQLMNCTSSVEGSCLFASLEVTSTTAPNGSVLDITMQGTAMANEYIAIALRPNTGTTLVFICGRVNATVFRFFAGNLTGSMLNVSVPSETITKQILGNIRGDLIQCQFTVPRVNAPQARSADDTFVVQLARGAIGPSGMAEGPFSPSRTTDPLNLADPASTVSTTAAPTTTAAPTTSSGPPSFIPSASLLLWSVLAMLRM, from the exons ATGGCTCTGAATAATCTGTTCTTGCTGGTTTCCATGGTAATTGTTTGCCTGGCAACTGGCATCCATGGGACTGCACACCTGTCGTTTGTCAACAATTCTGAG CTGCAGGTCAACATCACGCGGGCCGGTTGTGGTGTGACTAGGGTCTGCGTGGATCAATTGATGAACTGCAACTCATCGATGGAAGGCAGCTGTCTCTTTGCCTCCCTAGAGGTGACGTCCACGACAGCTCCCAACGGTAGCGTCCTGGACATCACGATGCAGGGCACAGCAATGACAAACGAGTCCTACATAGCGATTGCACTCAAACCAAATACG GGAAACACCTCGGTCTTTTTCTGTGGCCGGAATGAAACAGTATTCCGGTTCTTCACCAGAAATCTGACCGGCAGCATGCTCGACATGTTCGTACCATCAGAGACG ATAACGAAGCAAATCCTGGGCAACATTACGGGCGATTTGATCCAGTGTCAGTTCACCGTCCCGGACGTCAACGCCTCCCAGGCGAGATCAGCTGACGACACCTTTGTTGTCCAACTCGCAAGAGGAGCGCTAGGACCCT CTGGGCCAACAGGAACCTTTAGTCCCTCGAGGTCGACAGGGCCTCTCAACCTGGCCAATCCACCAAGCACCGTTTCGACCACAGCGGCTCCAACCACCACAGCGGCTCCAACCACCACA CAGGTCAACATCACGCGGGCCGGTTGTGGTGTGACTAAGGTCTGCGTGGATCAATTGATGAACTGCACCTCATCGGTGGAAGGCAGCTGTCTCTTTGCCTCCCTAGAGGTGACGTCCACGACAGCTCCCAACGGTAGCGTCCTGGACATCACGATGCAGGGCACAGCAATGGCAAACGAGTACATAGCGATTGCACTCAGACCAAATACG GGAACCACCTTGGTCTTTATCTGTGGCCGGGTGAATGCAACAGTATTCCGGTTCTTCGCTGGAAATCTGACCGGCAGCATGCTCAACGTGTCCGTACCATCAGAGACG ATAACGAAGCAAATCCTGGGCAACATTAGGGGCGATTTGATCCAGTGTCAGTTCACCGTCCCGAGAGTCAACGCCCCCCAGGCGAGATCAGCTGACGACACCTTTGTTGTCCAACTCGCAAGAGGAGCGATAGGACCCT CTGGGATGGCAGAAGGACCCTTTAGTCCCTCGAGGACGACAGATCCTCTCAACCTGGCCGATCCAGCAAGCACCGTTTCGACTACAGCGGCTCCAACCACTACAGCGGCTCCAACCACCAGCTCTGGTCCCCCCTCCTTCATACCATCAG CTTCTCTGCTCTTATGGAGCGTCCTGGCGATGCTGAGAATGTGA